In a single window of the Coregonus clupeaformis isolate EN_2021a chromosome 10, ASM2061545v1, whole genome shotgun sequence genome:
- the LOC121575370 gene encoding leucine-rich repeat-containing protein 38-like isoform X1 codes for MLPCVCWLHPLLVLLSSVLWAQGENCPTSCLCPDPHTVDCSGRGLTRLPDEIPLDVRRLLLSDNCIPRIPSDFLVLYSDLVYLDLRNNSLSHIEPGTLSTSSRLVFLDLGSNNLTEIPSGTFGQSRSLIKLRLDNNPYLSMVNEDAFLGLTSLRELELERNALSGLQVGALSQLPSLRVLRLEGNPWVCNCNFANLFAWLEENSHKLPNVPGRVMKDNERRALGGDLQGDGLRYISLQTVCSFIHISKTNTTTESQHLMFMILLEHEIYVAMAVCVVYCPSQTPASPLRPVVY; via the exons ATGTTGCCATGTGTCTGCTGGCTCCATCCTCTCCTTGTCTTGCTGTCCTCTGTCTTATGGGCTCAGGGAGAAAACTGCCCAACGAGCTGCCTGTGCCCAGATCCCCACACTGTGGACTGCAGCGGCCGTGGACTCACCCGTCTTCCTGATGAGATCCCCTTGGATGTCCGCAGGCTCCTTCTGTCTGACAACTGTATCCCCCGCATTCCCTCTGACTTCCTAGTGCTCTACAGTGACCTGGTCTACCTGGACCTGCGGAACAACTCTTTGTCCCACATCGAGCCGGGCACCCTCAGCACCTCTTCCAGGCTGGTGTTTCTGGACTTGGGCAGCAACAACCTGACTGAGATCCCCTCGGGGACCTTTGGGCAGTCCCGTAGCCTGATCAAACTCCGCCTGGACAACAACCCCTATCTGAGCATGGTCAACGAGGATGCGTTCCTGGGCCTCACCTCCCTGCGTGAACTGGAGCTGGAGCGTAACGCCCTGTCTGGCCTTCAGGTGGGGGCGCTGAGCCAGTTGCCCTCTTTACGGGTGTTGAGACTGGAGGGCAACCCTTGGGTGTGCAACTGCAACTTTGCCAACCTGTTTGCATGGCTGGAGGAAAACAGTCACAAGCTTCCAAATG TGCCAGGGAGAGTAATGAAAGACAATGAGAGACGGGCTCTAGGGGGAGACCTTCAGGGGGATGGTCTCAGATACATTTCACTACAGACTGTCTGCAGCTTCATCCACATCAGCAAAACAAACACAACAACAGAAAGTCAACACCTCATGTTTATGATTCTGCTTGAGCATGAGATTTATGTTGccatggctgtgtgtgtagtgtactgtCCAAGCCAAACACCTGCCTCTCCCCTCAGGCCGGTGGTCTATTAA